One Bosea sp. 124 genomic window, CGAGATGTACGCACAGTCGCGTGATGCCGAATTCGTCGCGGCCGCCGCGGGCATGAGGCTGGTCGCCGTGCGCTTCGGCAATGTGCTGGGCTCGGTCGGCTCTGTGGTGCCGAAATTCAAGGCGCAGATCGCGCGCGGTGGGCCCTTGACCGTCACCAGCCCGGACATGATCCGTTATTTCATGACGATCCGGGAAGCCTGCGACCTCGTCTTGACGGCGGCGTCGCATGCCCGCTCGGACGGTCCCGAAGCCGAGCGCGCCGCCGTCTACGTCCTCAAGATGGGCCAGCCGGTCAAGATCATGGATCTGGCCGAGCGGATGATCCGCCTCGCCGGCTTCGAGCCCGGCGAGGATATCGAGATCGCCGTCACCGGGGTGCGGCCGGGCGAACGCCTCAACGAGATCCTGTTCGCCCGCGACGAGCCGATGGCGGAGACGGGCCTCGACGGCGTCATGGCGGCCAAGCCCGTCTTTGCCAACCGGACGCGGCTGCAGGCCTGGCTGGTGCGGCTGGAGGCGGCGCTGAAGGCGGATGATCGCGTTGCCGCCGATGCGGTGCTCGACGAGGCGATCCCGGATTTCAGCCAGCGCCAGAAGACGCCGCCAAGCGCTCAAGAGCCGTCCGCGTCCCGGCCGGCGGCCGCCAGCCTGCCCTGAGCAGGCCTTCCGGCAGTGCCACGAGGCTGCCACTCAGCTTAACGAAGGCATCCTCGCGTCCGGCGAGACGCGCCGCCAGCCGCATGAGACCGGGAGGCACGGCGATCAGTCCCGGTCGGCGCCCCAGGCCGGCCCGCAATGCCGTCAGGATGCCGGCCACACTGATCGGCTCGGGATCGGCGAGCGTGAAGACGCGCCGCGCCGGGCATCTCGGCGTCAGCGCGAAGAGCACGGCGTCGGCAAGGTTCTCGACGGCGAGCAGCGAGCGCGGCGCGGTCAGCGCACCGAGCGGCAGCGGCACAGGCAACCGCGCCAGCCGCAGCAGCGCCGCCATATTGGCCTTCACGCCGGGTCCGTAAACCAGGACGGGGCGCAGCGCGACCCAGTCCAGATCGAGCCTGGCGAGGCCCTGTTCGGCTGCGAGCTTCGAGCGGCCATAGGCGTCGTCAGGCGCGGCAGCGTCGTCCTCGCGCAGCGGAGAGCCGTCAAAGGCGCCGCTCTGCGCCTTGATCGAGGAGACATAGACGAAACGGGTGACGCCGGCGCGGTAGGCCGCCTGCGCCAGATCGAGCGTGGCCTGCGTGTTGATGCGCCGGTACAGCGCCTCGTCGAGACCAGGACCCGCATGAGCGAGGCCGGCAAGGTGCACGACATGCGCCACGCCATCGACCGCCGCGCTCCAGTCGATGGGAGAGGCGAGGTCACCGGTCACGACGGCTTCGGTGTCGGCCGGAGCCGGCCCCGGGTCCCGCTGCGTCACACGCACGCGGTAGCCCGCCGTCTTCAGCGCGGCGACGACATGGGGGCCGATGAAACCGCCGGCACCTGTGACGAGGACGCGCTCACCACTCATGGAGCGGGTGCCCGCCTTGAGAAGCGCACCAGCAGCAGCACCGTCAGCAGCAGCGCGAGGGTGAGACAGGCGAGCTGAACCGCCATCGCCGGCAGCATGATGCTGATTGTCGCCAATCCGATCAAAACGAGATTGAGTAGCGCGATCTGCGTGACGACGGTCAGGACTCCATGCCCGTTCGTCGTTGCCTGCTGGTAGACATGAGAGCGATGCGCCTCCCAGATTCGCTCGCGGCGCGCCAGCCGGCGCAACAGCGTGATCGTGGCGTCGGCGACATGATAGAGCGGCAGGATCAGCGCCGCCGCAAGTGCGCCCGTCCCCGCCAGACGGTAGAGCAGATAAGCCGTGACGAGCCCGATCGGCAGCGAGCCGACATCTCCGAGGAAGAGCCGCGCGGTCGGCTTGTTGAAGGGTGCGAAGCCGAGCAGGCCACCGCAGAGGGCTGCCGCCAGCAGCGCCGTCCCCGGGTCGACCAGCCCGGCGCTTCCGGCCAGCGCCAGGGCACCGGCCAGCGGCACGAAGCCCGCGACGGTGATCCAGTCGATTCCGTCCATGAAATTGGTCAGATTGACGAACCAGATTCCGGCGAGCAGCGCGAGGCAGCGCTCCACGGCCAGCGGCATCGCCTCCGGAAACAGCCGGACATCGGGCGCCGCATAGACGATCACCACGGCGACACAGAGCGCCTGCAGGCCGAACCTCAGCCCCGCCGAGAGCGGCCTGATATCGTCCCAGGCGCCCACTACGGCCAGCGCGACGGCCGCCACGACGACG contains:
- a CDS encoding glycosyl transferase, producing MERLAPLLILPLAAAISALLCVLLRPLLVRYALARPNARSSHRVPTPQGGGIAVLAGAFVALWLGLQVLPLPSGADSLAFVVVAAVALAVVGAWDDIRPLSAGLRFGLQALCVAVVIVYAAPDVRLFPEAMPLAVERCLALLAGIWFVNLTNFMDGIDWITVAGFVPLAGALALAGSAGLVDPGTALLAAALCGGLLGFAPFNKPTARLFLGDVGSLPIGLVTAYLLYRLAGTGALAAALILPLYHVADATITLLRRLARRERIWEAHRSHVYQQATTNGHGVLTVVTQIALLNLVLIGLATISIMLPAMAVQLACLTLALLLTVLLLVRFSRRAPAP
- a CDS encoding NAD-dependent epimerase/dehydratase family protein, translating into MSGERVLVTGAGGFIGPHVVAALKTAGYRVRVTQRDPGPAPADTEAVVTGDLASPIDWSAAVDGVAHVVHLAGLAHAGPGLDEALYRRINTQATLDLAQAAYRAGVTRFVYVSSIKAQSGAFDGSPLREDDAAAPDDAYGRSKLAAEQGLARLDLDWVALRPVLVYGPGVKANMAALLRLARLPVPLPLGALTAPRSLLAVENLADAVLFALTPRCPARRVFTLADPEPISVAGILTALRAGLGRRPGLIAVPPGLMRLAARLAGREDAFVKLSGSLVALPEGLLRAGWRPPAGTRTALERLAASSGAG